Proteins encoded in a region of the Zunongwangia endophytica genome:
- the menA gene encoding 1,4-dihydroxy-2-naphthoate octaprenyltransferase: protein MKKINSWVNAARLRTLPLSLSGILVGTAIAAQQGYFNLGIFSLALATTLGLQVLSNFANDYGDGVKGTDNDERIGPQRAIQSGLITHAEMKNGIIATSILTFILAVLLIYASFGRENFLYSLVFIGLGVASIVAAIKYTVGNSAYGYRGLGDIFVFIFFGIVGVFGSFFLYANNLEWTVLMPAAAIGLLSAGVLNLNNMRDRIPDEKSGKITLAVKLGQKAAKTYHYFLILGAILLMVIYSALFYGGWDDLIFYVTFIPLVLHIKRVMQNESPALLDPELKILALCTFAMSILFGLGQIF, encoded by the coding sequence ATGAAGAAAATAAATTCCTGGGTAAATGCTGCCCGATTACGAACGTTGCCTTTATCACTTTCGGGTATTTTAGTAGGAACTGCAATCGCTGCCCAGCAAGGATATTTTAATTTAGGTATTTTCTCGTTAGCACTTGCGACAACTTTAGGATTACAGGTTTTATCTAATTTCGCCAATGATTATGGCGACGGAGTAAAAGGAACCGATAACGATGAGCGTATTGGTCCTCAGCGAGCCATACAAAGCGGCTTAATTACACATGCTGAAATGAAGAACGGCATTATTGCGACTTCTATTCTTACATTTATACTGGCTGTGTTATTAATATATGCTTCGTTTGGAAGAGAAAATTTTTTATATAGCTTGGTTTTTATAGGATTAGGTGTAGCTTCTATAGTCGCTGCGATTAAATATACAGTTGGCAATTCGGCTTATGGATATCGCGGTTTAGGCGATATATTCGTATTTATTTTCTTCGGAATTGTAGGAGTTTTTGGCTCCTTTTTTCTGTATGCGAATAATTTAGAATGGACAGTGCTAATGCCTGCTGCGGCAATCGGACTATTAAGTGCAGGAGTACTTAATCTTAATAATATGCGAGATCGTATTCCAGATGAAAAATCAGGTAAAATCACGCTAGCGGTAAAATTGGGCCAAAAAGCAGCCAAAACCTATCATTATTTTCTAATTCTTGGTGCTATATTATTGATGGTAATTTACTCCGCATTATTTTATGGGGGTTGGGATGATCTTATTTTTTATGTCACTTTCATTCCACTTGTGCTTCATATAAAAAGAGTAATGCAAAACGAGTCTCCGGCTTTGCTAGATCCTGAATTAAAAATATTGGCACTATGTACTTTCGCAATGTCCATATTGTTTGGTTTAGGGCAAATATTTTAA
- the holA gene encoding DNA polymerase III subunit delta, with protein MDDAKQIVTDIKNGKIAPIYLLMGDEPYFVDKVADYIEDHLLQEDEKGFNQIIMYGRDTNPDEIVGNAKRYPMMAERQVVIVKEAQDLSRTIDKLSDYAENPQPTTVLVLCYKHKTLDKRKKVYKTIKKSGVILDSKKLYENQVSDWIVKNLKSRGLGISPKASQMLVEFLGTDLGKIDNELQKLQLVCEKGTEVTPELIEQNIGISKDFNNFELRKAVGLKDEIKAHRIINYFSQNPKDNPLVVTISLLFSYFSQILQYHGLPDKSKMNVAKQLKVNPYFVNDYTVAARNYPMKKVSYAISVLQEADVKSKGVGAVNLSSGDLLKEVLVKIMR; from the coding sequence ATGGACGACGCTAAACAGATTGTTACCGATATTAAAAACGGAAAGATTGCGCCTATTTATCTTTTGATGGGTGACGAACCTTATTTTGTAGATAAAGTTGCCGATTATATTGAAGATCATTTGCTACAGGAAGACGAAAAAGGCTTCAACCAGATAATCATGTACGGTAGGGATACCAATCCCGATGAAATTGTAGGAAATGCCAAACGTTATCCTATGATGGCCGAGCGGCAGGTGGTAATCGTTAAAGAAGCACAGGATTTATCACGAACGATAGATAAATTGAGCGATTATGCCGAGAATCCACAACCGACTACGGTTTTAGTTTTATGTTACAAGCACAAAACACTAGATAAACGTAAGAAGGTCTATAAAACCATCAAAAAGAGCGGAGTAATTTTAGATAGTAAAAAGCTTTATGAAAATCAGGTTTCCGATTGGATAGTAAAGAATTTAAAATCTAGAGGCTTGGGAATTTCACCTAAAGCTTCGCAAATGCTGGTAGAATTTTTAGGTACAGATTTGGGTAAAATCGATAACGAGTTACAAAAACTGCAATTGGTTTGTGAAAAAGGAACCGAAGTTACTCCAGAGCTCATCGAACAAAATATAGGTATTAGTAAAGATTTCAATAATTTTGAGCTGCGTAAAGCTGTTGGCCTTAAAGACGAAATTAAAGCCCATCGCATCATAAATTACTTTTCTCAGAATCCTAAGGACAACCCTTTAGTAGTAACAATTTCACTATTGTTCTCTTACTTTTCACAAATTTTGCAATATCATGGATTGCCCGATAAATCTAAAATGAATGTGGCAAAACAACTAAAAGTGAATCCCTATTTTGTAAATGACTATACGGTGGCAGCTAGAAATTATCCGATGAAAAAAGTGAGCTACGCCATTAGTGTTTTGCAAGAGGCCGATGTAAAGAGTAAGGGAGTGGGAGCAGTAAACTTATCCTCGGGAGATCTTTTAAAAGAAGTTTTAGTAAAAATTATGCGTTAA
- a CDS encoding type I restriction enzyme HsdR N-terminal domain-containing protein: MIDLNFPKYNFRFKNSQNKIAVFDELRKKFIILTPEEWVRQHCVQFLIKEREFPKSLINVEKQLKLGKLIKRYDAVVYNSDGSIHLIVECKAPHIKITQNVFDQIAQYNMTLNADYLMVTNGLLHYYCKMDYEAGEYQFLPEIPAYKQA, translated from the coding sequence ATGATCGACCTCAATTTTCCAAAATATAATTTCAGGTTCAAAAATAGTCAAAATAAAATAGCTGTTTTTGACGAACTGCGGAAAAAATTTATAATTCTAACTCCAGAGGAATGGGTGCGCCAACACTGTGTACAATTCTTAATAAAAGAAAGAGAATTTCCTAAAAGTTTGATTAATGTAGAGAAGCAACTGAAGCTAGGTAAGTTAATCAAGCGTTACGATGCAGTAGTTTATAATAGTGACGGAAGTATTCATCTAATTGTAGAGTGTAAAGCACCGCATATTAAAATCACACAAAATGTTTTCGATCAAATTGCACAATATAACATGACTTTAAATGCAGATTATTTAATGGTCACCAATGGATTGTTGCATTATTATTGCAAAATGGATTACGAAGCAGGAGAATATCAGTTTTTACCAGAAATCCCGGCATATAAACAAGCATAA
- a CDS encoding glycosyltransferase family 2 protein, translated as MKVAVVILNWNGKDLLKQFLPSVIQFSTEATIYVADNASTDDSIEFLRNNYPEVKIIQNKENGGYAKGYNDALKHLSEEILILLNSDIEVTKNWLEPILDIFSKDSKTAVAQPKILDYKKKDHFEYAGAAGGFIDKFGYPYCRGRIFDSVEKDYGQFNDNAEIFWASGACLAIRNKVFEQIGGFDEDFFAHQEEIDLCWRIKNFGYNIKYAGNSIVYHVGGATLNKMDPKKTYYNFRNSLFMLVKNLPKKKMRKIVLQRMVLDGAAGLKFLFQGDFSHFTAVLKAHAHFYSNFSKMNKKRSEKSSNIQYFEIKSVVFKYFILHKTTYKNII; from the coding sequence ATGAAAGTAGCAGTTGTTATTTTAAACTGGAATGGGAAAGACTTGCTTAAACAGTTTTTACCATCGGTCATTCAATTTTCTACGGAAGCAACTATTTATGTCGCCGATAATGCTTCAACCGATGATTCGATAGAATTTCTACGGAATAATTATCCTGAAGTAAAAATTATTCAGAATAAAGAAAACGGAGGATATGCTAAAGGATATAATGATGCCCTGAAGCATCTTTCCGAAGAAATCTTGATCCTTTTAAATAGTGATATTGAAGTTACCAAAAATTGGTTAGAACCGATTTTAGATATTTTCAGCAAAGATTCTAAAACCGCTGTAGCACAGCCAAAGATCTTAGATTATAAAAAGAAAGATCATTTTGAATATGCTGGTGCAGCCGGAGGTTTTATTGATAAGTTTGGTTATCCCTATTGTCGTGGAAGAATATTCGATTCGGTTGAAAAAGATTACGGACAGTTTAATGATAATGCTGAAATTTTTTGGGCTAGTGGTGCCTGCTTAGCGATTAGAAATAAAGTGTTTGAGCAAATTGGAGGTTTTGATGAAGATTTCTTTGCCCACCAGGAAGAAATTGATTTATGCTGGAGAATTAAAAATTTTGGATACAATATAAAATACGCGGGCAATTCTATCGTTTACCACGTTGGAGGAGCAACTTTAAATAAGATGGATCCTAAAAAGACGTATTACAACTTTAGAAACAGTCTTTTTATGCTTGTAAAAAACCTCCCCAAGAAAAAAATGCGTAAAATTGTGTTACAAAGAATGGTTTTGGACGGTGCCGCGGGATTAAAATTCCTATTTCAAGGTGATTTTAGCCATTTCACAGCCGTTTTAAAAGCTCATGCTCATTTTTATTCAAATTTTTCGAAAATGAATAAAAAAAGAAGTGAAAAATCGTCTAATATTCAGTATTTTGAGATTAAATCGGTTGTTTTTAAATATTTCATATTGCATAAAACGACTTATAAAAATATAATATAA
- a CDS encoding OmpA/MotB family protein, which produces MKKIMLLSASVAILLSSCVSNKKYAELEAKQKETQDQLNTATVKLNACLEDKTDMTERIKVLNNTNAALLNNVGDLATLSKKEAENLERSLESIKEKDLAIKSMRDAINKKDSVTLALVTSLKGAVGNMNDDDIEINVEKGVVYVSISDKLLFDSGRYNVTSRAKEVLGKVASVIKNKPDIEFMVEGHTDDQSISTSMFQDNWDLSVKRATSVVRILQDEFNVDPKRMTAAGRSYYMPVSSNDTAEGRARNRRTRIVVLPKLDQFYGMIEEGMEQASKASN; this is translated from the coding sequence ATGAAAAAAATCATGCTTTTATCAGCCTCTGTGGCTATCTTGCTTTCATCTTGCGTATCTAATAAGAAATACGCTGAACTTGAAGCAAAACAAAAAGAAACTCAGGATCAGCTTAATACCGCCACTGTAAAATTGAACGCTTGTCTTGAAGATAAAACAGACATGACAGAGCGTATTAAAGTTCTCAATAATACAAATGCTGCATTATTGAACAACGTTGGTGATCTTGCTACGCTTTCTAAGAAAGAAGCTGAAAATCTTGAGCGTTCTTTAGAGAGCATCAAAGAAAAAGATCTTGCGATCAAAAGTATGCGTGATGCAATCAACAAGAAAGATTCTGTTACTCTAGCACTTGTTACTAGCTTAAAAGGAGCTGTTGGAAACATGAACGATGATGATATCGAAATCAATGTTGAAAAAGGTGTTGTTTACGTTTCTATTTCTGATAAATTGTTATTCGATAGTGGGCGTTATAACGTAACTAGCAGAGCTAAAGAAGTTCTTGGGAAAGTTGCTAGCGTAATTAAAAACAAGCCAGACATCGAGTTTATGGTAGAAGGTCACACAGATGATCAATCTATCTCTACTTCGATGTTCCAAGATAACTGGGATCTTTCTGTAAAAAGAGCTACTTCTGTGGTAAGAATCCTTCAGGATGAATTTAATGTAGATCCTAAGCGTATGACAGCTGCAGGTAGATCTTATTACATGCCAGTTTCATCTAACGATACTGCTGAAGGTCGTGCAAGAAACAGAAGAACAAGAATCGTAGTACTTCCTAAACTAGATCAGTTCTACGGAATGATTGAAGAAGGTATGGAGCAAGCTTCTAAAGCTTCAAACTAA
- a CDS encoding L-threonylcarbamoyladenylate synthase — protein MAEIVRIYNENPNPREISKVVKTLRNGGLVIYPTDTVYGLGCDITNNTALEKIAQIKGVKLDKANFSFICHDLSNLSDYVKQIDTATFKILKRCLPGPYTFILPGNNNLPTVFKKKKTVGIRIPDNNICRAIVEELGNPIVSTSIRDEDEVIEYTTDPELILEKWDNLVEIVIDGGYGDNTPSTVIDMTTTEPEVIREGKGSLEIM, from the coding sequence ATGGCAGAGATTGTTCGTATATATAACGAAAATCCAAATCCGCGTGAGATTTCCAAAGTTGTAAAAACTTTACGAAATGGCGGTCTTGTGATCTATCCAACCGATACCGTTTATGGTTTGGGTTGCGATATCACTAACAATACTGCGTTAGAGAAAATTGCTCAGATCAAAGGGGTGAAACTAGATAAAGCGAACTTTAGTTTTATTTGCCACGACTTAAGTAATCTATCAGATTATGTGAAGCAAATAGATACCGCTACATTTAAAATATTGAAGCGTTGCTTACCTGGGCCTTATACTTTTATTCTACCGGGAAATAATAATTTACCAACGGTATTCAAGAAAAAGAAAACTGTCGGGATTCGTATTCCAGATAATAATATTTGTAGAGCTATTGTCGAAGAGCTTGGGAATCCAATTGTGTCTACTTCAATTAGAGATGAGGATGAGGTTATTGAGTATACCACAGATCCTGAATTGATTCTTGAAAAATGGGATAATCTTGTTGAAATTGTTATTGATGGAGGATATGGAGATAATACTCCGAGTACTGTGATCGATATGACCACTACCGAACCTGAAGTTATAAGAGAAGGAAAAGGAAGCTTAGAAATAATGTAA
- a CDS encoding DUF2945 domain-containing protein, producing MIQKGSNVKWDWGNGTATGKVTETYTEEVTKTIDGSEITRKGEQGNKALYIEQEDGSKVLKLEKEVKKAD from the coding sequence ATGATTCAAAAAGGAAGTAATGTAAAGTGGGATTGGGGTAACGGAACTGCGACTGGCAAAGTAACCGAAACGTATACTGAAGAAGTTACCAAAACTATCGATGGAAGTGAGATTACCAGAAAAGGAGAGCAGGGAAATAAAGCCTTGTATATCGAGCAGGAGGATGGAAGCAAAGTCCTAAAACTAGAAAAAGAAGTTAAAAAAGCAGATTAA
- a CDS encoding ATP-dependent helicase: MEAYLSELNDAQRAPTLQIEGPMIVIAGAGSGKTRVLTYRIAYMMSKGIDAFNILALTFTNKAAREMQHRIAQIVGRSEAKNLWMGTFHSVFAKILRFEADKLGYPSNFTIYDTQDSQSVIRAIIKDMQLDKDVYKYKQVYSRISSYKNSLITVKAYFNNPELMEADAMSKKPRMGEIYQEYVQRCFKAGAMDFDDLLLKTNELLNRFPEVLQKYQNRFRYILVDEYQDTNHSQYLIVKALSDKFQNICVVGDDAQSIYAFRGANINNILNFQKDYEGVEMYRLEQNYRSTGNIVNAANSIIDKNQTKLDKVVWTANDDGPKIVVNRLLTDGEEGRYVASSIFENKMQNQMANGDFAILYRTNAQSRAMEDALRKRDIPYRIYGGLSFYQRKEIKDVLSYLRLLINPKDEEALKRVINYPARGIGATTMDRLSIAANKYGKSIFEVLENLDHLPEIKITKSTRTKLDNFVNMIKHFTILAQNADAFTVADTVAKKTGLVQELKKDGTPEGIARIENIEELLNGIKDFVEEQKELADANGSIAEFLEDVALATDLDKETEDEDRVALMTIHLAKGLEFPYVYIVGLEEDLFPSGMSMNTRSELEEERRLFYVAVTRAEKQAFLTYTQSRYRWGKLVDAEPSRFIEEIDEKFLDYMIPQDDYKYKPLINTDIFGDEVDKSKLRQTKPKAGTPPPAHKPTEEQLRKLRKLRPAATEPAKATNAIQLEVGNEVEHMRFGKGKVLGIDGVGQDRKAEINFENGGIKKLLLRFAKLKLLS, from the coding sequence TTGGAAGCTTATTTATCCGAATTGAATGATGCCCAAAGGGCACCAACGTTGCAGATTGAAGGTCCTATGATTGTAATTGCGGGTGCCGGCTCTGGCAAAACCCGTGTGCTTACCTATAGGATCGCATACATGATGAGTAAAGGTATTGATGCCTTTAATATTCTTGCGCTAACTTTTACCAATAAAGCCGCGAGAGAGATGCAGCATCGTATCGCGCAGATTGTAGGTAGAAGTGAAGCTAAAAATCTGTGGATGGGAACATTCCACTCGGTTTTTGCTAAGATTTTGCGTTTTGAAGCCGATAAGTTAGGTTATCCTTCCAATTTTACGATTTATGACACGCAGGATTCACAAAGTGTGATTAGAGCGATTATAAAAGATATGCAGCTTGATAAAGATGTGTATAAATATAAGCAGGTATATAGCCGAATTTCGTCTTATAAAAACAGTTTGATTACTGTGAAAGCTTACTTCAATAATCCTGAATTAATGGAGGCCGATGCGATGAGCAAAAAGCCAAGAATGGGCGAAATTTATCAGGAATATGTACAGCGTTGTTTCAAAGCGGGAGCAATGGATTTTGATGATTTATTGCTGAAAACCAATGAGCTTTTAAATCGCTTTCCTGAAGTACTTCAGAAATATCAAAACCGTTTCCGTTATATTTTAGTAGATGAGTACCAGGATACCAACCACTCGCAGTATCTTATTGTAAAAGCATTGTCTGATAAATTTCAGAATATATGTGTGGTGGGTGATGATGCGCAAAGTATTTATGCCTTTCGAGGCGCGAATATTAATAATATCCTGAACTTCCAGAAAGATTACGAAGGTGTAGAGATGTACCGCTTGGAGCAGAATTACCGTTCTACCGGAAATATTGTAAATGCAGCCAACTCGATTATCGATAAAAACCAGACCAAACTGGATAAGGTGGTCTGGACAGCTAATGATGATGGCCCAAAAATAGTGGTTAATAGATTGCTTACCGATGGTGAAGAAGGAAGATATGTAGCAAGTTCTATTTTCGAGAATAAGATGCAGAATCAAATGGCGAATGGTGATTTCGCTATTTTATACCGAACCAATGCGCAAAGTCGTGCGATGGAAGATGCATTGCGAAAAAGAGATATTCCATACCGAATTTACGGAGGATTGTCATTCTATCAACGTAAAGAAATTAAAGACGTTTTATCATATTTACGATTATTAATAAATCCTAAAGATGAAGAAGCTTTAAAGCGTGTTATTAATTATCCGGCTCGAGGTATTGGGGCAACAACGATGGATCGATTAAGTATCGCTGCCAATAAATACGGAAAATCGATTTTCGAAGTTTTAGAAAATCTGGATCATCTTCCTGAGATTAAAATTACTAAGAGCACGCGTACAAAGCTGGACAATTTTGTAAATATGATCAAACATTTTACAATTTTGGCTCAGAATGCCGATGCCTTTACCGTAGCCGATACTGTAGCAAAAAAGACCGGTTTGGTGCAGGAACTTAAGAAAGACGGAACGCCAGAAGGTATTGCCAGAATTGAGAATATTGAAGAATTACTAAACGGTATTAAAGATTTTGTTGAAGAACAGAAAGAGCTGGCAGATGCTAATGGTTCTATAGCAGAATTTTTAGAGGATGTGGCTTTAGCAACCGATTTAGATAAGGAAACAGAAGATGAAGATCGTGTAGCCTTAATGACGATTCACTTGGCTAAGGGATTAGAGTTTCCATACGTTTATATTGTTGGTTTGGAAGAAGATTTATTCCCTTCTGGAATGAGTATGAATACGAGATCTGAGCTAGAAGAAGAACGTCGCTTATTTTACGTGGCGGTAACCAGAGCCGAGAAACAGGCGTTTCTAACCTATACGCAAAGTAGATATCGTTGGGGAAAACTGGTGGACGCTGAGCCAAGTCGATTTATTGAAGAAATAGACGAGAAATTTTTAGATTATATGATTCCGCAGGATGATTATAAATACAAACCGCTTATCAATACCGATATTTTTGGAGATGAGGTTGATAAATCCAAACTGCGGCAAACAAAACCAAAAGCAGGTACGCCACCACCGGCACATAAGCCTACCGAGGAGCAATTAAGGAAACTAAGAAAATTAAGACCAGCAGCTACAGAGCCTGCCAAAGCTACAAATGCTATTCAGCTTGAAGTTGGTAATGAAGTAGAACATATGCGTTTCGGAAAAGGAAAAGTTCTTGGAATCGATGGAGTTGGACAAGATAGAAAGGCTGAAATAAATTTTGAAAATGGTGGTATTAAAAAGCTGCTGCTAAGATTCGCAAAATTGAAATTGCTTTCTTAA
- a CDS encoding amidohydrolase, whose amino-acid sequence MKKLYFLSLSFFSLLSYGQQLDNDIQKDITSIEDKVIEWRRDFHEHPELSNREFETAEKITKHLKNLGLKVETEVAKTGVVALLKGDHPGKVVALRADIDALPVTERNDLPFKSEVTTEFIGAQTGVMHACGHDTHTAILMGVAEVLSRHKDKIHGTVKFIFQPAEEGPPPGEEGGAALMIKEGVLKNPDVDAIFGLHINSETPVGTIRYKPEGTMAAVERFVINVKGKQTHGSQPWSGTDPILISAKIIDGLQTIISRDSKLIDAAAVITVGKITSGVRFNIIPESAEMIGTVRTLEPNMREKILSRMREMVPKLAEAYGGEATIEIQNNTAVTYNDIALTSQMLPSLQKVAGEDHVELVKATTGGEDFSFFQEEVPGLYFFLGGQPLNSDEPAPHHTPDFFIDESGLLLGVKAMTQLALDYLNPPQ is encoded by the coding sequence ATGAAAAAACTGTACTTTTTATCCCTCTCCTTTTTCTCTCTACTCAGTTACGGTCAGCAATTAGATAACGATATCCAAAAAGATATCACCTCTATAGAAGATAAGGTGATCGAATGGCGAAGAGATTTCCACGAGCATCCTGAACTCTCGAATCGTGAATTTGAAACTGCTGAAAAAATCACAAAACATTTAAAAAACCTAGGACTTAAAGTTGAAACTGAAGTTGCTAAAACCGGAGTAGTCGCTTTGCTGAAAGGTGATCATCCCGGAAAAGTGGTCGCATTACGAGCAGATATTGATGCTTTACCGGTAACGGAAAGAAATGATCTCCCTTTTAAATCTGAAGTAACTACCGAATTTATAGGAGCACAAACCGGAGTAATGCATGCTTGTGGTCATGATACGCACACCGCGATTCTAATGGGCGTTGCTGAAGTTCTTTCTAGGCACAAAGATAAAATTCATGGTACCGTAAAATTTATCTTTCAACCTGCTGAAGAAGGACCACCACCGGGTGAAGAAGGTGGCGCCGCATTGATGATCAAAGAAGGGGTTTTAAAAAATCCCGATGTAGATGCGATTTTTGGATTACATATAAATTCTGAAACACCTGTTGGCACCATCCGCTATAAACCTGAAGGTACGATGGCTGCGGTAGAACGTTTTGTGATCAATGTAAAAGGAAAACAGACCCATGGTTCACAACCCTGGAGTGGTACTGATCCTATTCTTATATCAGCAAAAATTATCGATGGTTTACAAACAATTATTAGCCGTGATTCTAAATTGATCGATGCTGCTGCGGTAATTACTGTTGGAAAAATAACCAGTGGCGTACGTTTTAATATTATTCCTGAAAGTGCTGAAATGATTGGAACTGTGCGAACGCTAGAACCAAATATGCGTGAAAAGATTTTAAGCCGAATGAGGGAAATGGTTCCTAAACTAGCTGAAGCATATGGCGGTGAAGCTACTATTGAAATTCAGAATAATACTGCGGTTACTTATAACGATATTGCACTAACCAGCCAGATGCTTCCAAGCTTACAAAAGGTGGCTGGTGAAGATCATGTAGAATTAGTAAAAGCAACTACGGGAGGCGAAGATTTTTCATTTTTTCAGGAAGAAGTTCCGGGTCTTTATTTCTTTTTAGGTGGACAACCTTTAAACAGTGATGAACCAGCGCCACATCATACGCCCGACTTTTTTATTGATGAAAGCGGATTATTACTCGGTGTAAAAGCAATGACACAATTGGCGTTGGATTATTTGAATCCGCCACAATAA
- a CDS encoding LytR/AlgR family response regulator transcription factor gives MQINFYYSNVKNFITTLLLQPYPFYYEGKSLRIIIILFLFMTFSFNYAFEPFNVEFSEHKMNYFWISIIHSITPVIILIILSIIGKLFRLEHKWNIAKEVILILLFFTLVGLGQYLIRDLIYNNENNWSLHYLQEEIRNTFLVGSLFVTILIPYNFNRLNNKHRSNANSLNNTINDNSNLAFHSKDRIKINNFEFNIDDFMFAKSEGNYLEIYLQKNPQDKELIRGTMKNLEANLKTHPSIIKTHRSYLVNSKYIENIKGNAQGYQLQIDQYIVPVSRNMIEHFNLNMKRA, from the coding sequence ATGCAGATAAATTTTTATTACTCTAATGTGAAGAATTTTATTACTACACTTCTTTTACAACCATATCCTTTCTATTATGAAGGAAAAAGTCTAAGAATAATTATTATTCTTTTTTTATTCATGACCTTCTCTTTCAATTACGCGTTCGAACCTTTTAATGTCGAGTTTTCAGAACATAAAATGAATTATTTCTGGATATCGATAATTCATTCTATTACACCCGTAATCATTCTTATTATACTTTCTATAATAGGAAAATTATTTAGACTCGAACACAAATGGAATATAGCAAAAGAGGTGATTTTAATCTTACTTTTTTTTACCCTTGTAGGTCTAGGTCAATATTTGATTCGGGATTTGATTTATAATAACGAAAACAATTGGTCATTACATTATTTGCAAGAAGAGATTAGAAATACATTTTTAGTAGGCTCTTTATTTGTTACTATTTTAATCCCTTACAACTTCAATAGATTAAATAACAAACATAGGAGTAATGCAAATTCTTTGAATAATACAATTAACGATAATTCCAATTTAGCTTTCCATAGTAAAGACAGAATTAAAATTAACAATTTTGAATTCAACATAGACGATTTTATGTTCGCAAAATCTGAAGGGAATTATTTGGAAATATATCTTCAGAAAAATCCTCAGGATAAGGAACTAATTCGGGGTACGATGAAAAACCTAGAAGCTAATTTAAAAACACATCCATCCATAATTAAAACACATCGCTCGTATCTCGTAAATAGTAAATACATAGAAAACATTAAAGGGAATGCTCAAGGTTATCAACTTCAAATTGATCAATATATCGTTCCTGTCTCAAGAAATATGATTGAACATTTTAATTTAAACATGAAACGCGCATAA
- a CDS encoding acyltransferase family protein, which yields MKTSRYYYIDSLRVIAILMMFFYHVFMVFVAEWDWHIKNTETSNVLLEINYWMATFRMPLLFFVSGYISYILMDRLDWKAFTIQRFMRLIIPTIIWTFILVAPQIYFERKLEGIDQNYIEFYQSFLEFKWWPNGNFHWLHLWFIPYLFCYNILSIPLFYALKKNNKFTRILDSFFKKHYSIFAYVFIAIIPYTFLSVRYETTHDLINDIARHSFFIFFIIGGLLFFKFYQVMDIVQSKRNLFLKFAFLSIVLIDILRWNGWEPFDIWENWIEKPQTYLFIGLINFNSWMWVLAILGYGKKYLNKKSKLLSYMNTAVYPFYILHQTIIVIIAYYVVGTKDAVSLKILFLLIVCFSIIVLTYHLLIRPYNPMRFLFGMKKKRIK from the coding sequence ATGAAAACAAGTAGATATTACTACATCGATTCATTAAGAGTAATAGCCATTTTAATGATGTTCTTTTATCACGTTTTTATGGTGTTCGTGGCAGAATGGGATTGGCATATCAAAAATACAGAAACAAGCAATGTTCTCTTGGAAATAAATTATTGGATGGCCACTTTTAGAATGCCTTTACTTTTCTTTGTTTCTGGATACATTTCCTACATTTTAATGGACCGATTAGATTGGAAAGCATTTACCATTCAGAGATTTATGCGTTTAATAATTCCAACTATTATTTGGACTTTTATTCTTGTAGCTCCACAAATATATTTTGAAAGAAAATTAGAAGGAATTGACCAAAATTATATCGAATTTTATCAATCATTTTTAGAATTTAAATGGTGGCCAAATGGGAATTTTCATTGGTTACATTTGTGGTTTATCCCTTACTTATTTTGTTATAACATATTATCAATTCCACTATTCTATGCATTAAAAAAGAACAATAAATTCACACGGATATTAGATTCATTTTTTAAAAAGCATTATTCTATTTTTGCTTACGTCTTTATAGCTATAATTCCATATACATTTTTGTCGGTTCGTTATGAAACTACGCACGACTTAATAAATGACATAGCAAGACACTCCTTCTTTATATTCTTTATCATTGGTGGTTTACTTTTCTTTAAATTTTATCAGGTAATGGACATAGTGCAATCTAAAAGAAACTTATTCTTGAAGTTTGCTTTTTTATCTATTGTATTAATAGATATTTTGCGTTGGAACGGCTGGGAACCTTTTGATATTTGGGAAAATTGGATTGAAAAACCACAAACATATCTTTTTATAGGTCTTATAAACTTCAATTCTTGGATGTGGGTTTTAGCAATTTTAGGCTACGGAAAGAAATATTTAAACAAAAAAAGTAAGCTACTTAGTTATATGAACACAGCAGTGTATCCATTTTATATTTTACATCAAACAATTATTGTAATAATAGCCTACTATGTCGTCGGAACTAAAGATGCAGTGTCTTTGAAAATTTTATTTTTACTAATTGTATGTTTTTCCATAATAGTTCTAACGTATCATTTACTAATTAGACCATATAACCCTATGAGATTTTTATTTGGGATGAAGAAGAAACGAATAAAATAA